GCAGCTTTATCAATTGCACTTTGAGCTACTTTATACAACTGTTCAACTTCTTCACGTGATTTTCCTTCTTGAAGTGCTAATAAAACCTTTTTTATGGAATTTTTCATTCTTGTTTTATATGCTTTATTGATTAATCTATTTCTTTCTGAAA
This DNA window, taken from Thermosipho africanus Ob7, encodes the following:
- the rpsT gene encoding 30S ribosomal protein S20; the protein is MPNIKSAKKRVKVSERNRLINKAYKTRMKNSIKKVLLALQEGKSREEVEQLYKVAQSAIDKAAKIGAIHKNQASRRKSRLIAKINKHFASKE